The stretch of DNA ATGCGAGCCGCGAAGAGCTATGCTCTGAGCCTGGCGAGGTTGGAAAATGCCACGATGGCATTTTTCAACAGGCAGCTAGTCCTCCAGATCCAACCCCAACGGTTGCGGCAGGTCTTCCAGCGACGAGAGCCGGAACATCTCCAGAAAGCGGTCGGTCGTTGAGTACGTTTTTTTCTTCTCTTTCCCTTTGCCGCTTCGCTCGAGTTGCAGCAGTTCGCGGCGAACCAGTTGATTCAGTAGCGGGCCGCTCGGTTTGCCGCGTAGTTGGTCGACTTCTTCGCGGGTGACGTTTTGGTTGTAGGCGACCAGGGCTAGCACATCGACTGCTGGTTGCGACAGTTTCGCCTCGCGGACTTTGCCATAGAACTTTTCTCGCAGGCGGCCAAACTCGTCGCGCAGCGACATTCGGAAACCGCCGCCGGACGAGACGATCTCGTAGGGGCAGCCTTCTTCGAGATAGGCCTGGTTCAGCTCTTCGACGATGTCGGCGATTTCGTCAACGCCGACGCCGCGCATCCGGGCAGCGCCTTTTTCGGCCGACAAGGGAGAATTGTCGGGACTGCCGACAAACAGCATCGCCTCGAGAATGGTGCGCGGCGATAGCTCGCAATCGTCCGGCTCTTCTTCGGTCGCCAGCACCCGGGCGACCGCTTCTTCGGACGACTCTTCTTCTTCGGCGGTCGGCTCAGCAGGGGCTTCCTCTTCGCTAACCTCGTACGGTTCGTCCCCCCCCATCGCAGCAGCGAACGCGGCGCTCAGCTTCTCCAGCGACAACCCTTCGTCCAGGTCGTCGTCAAAGTCGTCGTCATCGTCAGGGGGAAGTTCGCTGCTGCTCATTGGCGAGTTAGCCCCAGCGTTTGGCGACTTCGCCCTTCATAAAGGCGAGGCCTTCGCGGGCCAGGTCGAGTTCGGTCGAGAACATCTTGCGCCAGATCTTCGTCGCGGCAGCGATTTCAGGCAAGGCGAGACCAAACGCTTCAATCACCAGCCAGCCGTCGTAGCCGACTTCTTTCAGGGCGTCGAAGTTGGTGGCGAAGTCGATGTGACCTTGGCCGGGAGTGCTGCGATCGTTCTCCGAGACATGGACGTGGTGCAGCACGTCGGAGCAATCGCGGATCGCCTGGGCGATATCTTTTTCTTCGATGTTGGAGTGGAACGTGTCGTACATCACTTTGCAGTTGGGGTGATTCACTTCACGTGCAAAGCGGGCCGAGTCGGCATGCGTGTTCAGCAAGTAGGTTTCAAACCGATTGAGCGCTTCGACGCCCAGCATGACGTTGACCTCGCCGGCGTACTCGGCGGTCTGGCTTATCGAATCGACGCCCCATTTCCATTCGTCTTCGGTCGGGCCGTTGCCGCTGAATAGGCCAATCGCCGAGTGATACGGGCCAACCAACGTCTCGGCGCCCAGCGCCTGGCAGCAATCGAGCGTTTGCTTGTTCAGGCGAACCCCTTCCGCACGCACCTTGGCGTCGGGGCTGATCGGGTTGTCCCCTTCGTTGCGAACCGTCACCGCGGTGCAGCGGAGATCCATCGCCTTCAGCTTCTCGCCATACTTGGCCCACTTGTCGACATCGAGATTGAAGAGTGGAATTTCAACGCCGTCAAAGCCCATTTCCTTCAGGCTTTCGATCACCGGCAACAGGTTCTCATCGGGATCGCCGGACCACAACAGCAGGTTCATGCCGAACTTCATGGGGTATCTCCAAGTCTTTGGCTAGTCAACGGGGCATATCGATTACGAAGCGTCAGCTTCGGGGGAAAGCAGGTCGTCATAGCGCTGCGCCACCTCGGCTCGCATCGTGGGAATCAGCGGAGCGAAGCTGCCAGGCAGTGCCGGTAGTTTGACGCGCTGGAGGACCTGATTCAAGCGGAGAGTCAGCTTTTCATCGTCCGCATAGTCTTCCAGGAACCGGACTTCCAGAAACCGCTCAATGAACCAGGCCAGCCGGTCGCTGGTCCGGGTGGCGATCGCATTAACGGCCGTTTCAACCTTCGTCGGCTCGACTTTCGCCAGGGCGTCGTAGTAGGCGGAAAGGAGGACGGGGTTGCGCTGAGTCAGCTCGGCGTCCAAGAGCAGCTCGACCAGGATGTGCCCCAAAAAGCTGGGACGAAGCCCGTCATCGGCGCCAACTTGATCCCGGATCCAGACGGTAAACCGCCAAGATAATTCGCCAAACGCCTTGGTTCGATGGAACCAGTCGTCGTCCTTGTGGTGCTGAACGATGCCGCGGGCCACTTCGGCCGTTTCGGGGGGCTCCGCTTCGCACAGCGGCAATGCTCCCTTCGAGCGAGCCCGCATTTTGCGATCGACGACGTTCAACCAATCCGGCACGGCGGTGCCGGCCAGAAAGTAGGGACGATCAAGAAAGAGTCGGCCGTGGGCAAAGTAATTCATGCGTAACTACTGGCCGGAGGAAAACGGGGCGTTACGTGATGATCGCCTGCGGCGGGAAACAGAGGATCGGAATCGACAGCGACAGAAAGCCCATCGTCCAGCGAAGCGGACCGATCGCGACCGTATCATCGGCGGTCGGCGGATGCGCTGGGCCGATCAACAGGACCAGGATCAACATCAATATCCAGGTCCAACCGGCGCCCAACGCCATCGCGGTCACCGCCGCAATGATCACGCCCCACGCCAGGTAAGTCGACCATTTGCCAAATAGCGTATAAGAGACATGACCGCCGTCGAGCTGACTGATCGGTAGCATGTTCAAGCCGGTAACCAGCAATCCGACCCAACCTGCCATGAAGTAGGGATTGAGTTGCGCTTGGGCGACCGGATCTCCCAACGAATAGCCAGGCACCTGGAACCAAGCCATCGCCCAAGCCAGTCCAAGCGGAATGTCGAGCGAGTAAGGCGACGGCGCCGTCTTGGTCAGGTCAAGTTGGTGGATGCCGACGTACAGCACCGGCATGGCGACCAACAAGCCGGCCAAAGGGCCAGCCAGGCCAATGTCGAACAGCTGCTTGCGATTCGCTTTCAGGCCATCCATGCCGATCACCGCCCCCATCGTGCCGATGGGAGAAATCGGAATCGGGATGAAGTAGGGATAGCTGGCGTGAATCCGGTAGCGAACCGTCATTAGAAAGTGACCCATCTCGTGGGCGAACAAGATCGCCAGCAGGCAGGCCATATAGATCAATCCGTCGCTGACGCTGACGCTTCGCAGCACCATGCGAATCCCTTCGACCAGCGGATCGGACAAAAGCGGATCGAAATCGGCGTCGACCATTCCCCCCAGCAACATCGTCGGCTGCCAGCGCGTCCAACCGACGAAGAACGTCGATAGGCAGGTTGCGACGAACAGCAGGATCGGCAGGACGACGCGCCGCGGACGGACGGGCCGCGATGGCGTACTGGTGGGCGACGGCGATGCGGTTACAACCGGCGCAGCAGCGGTAGCCGACTCGTACGAATCGGTCGTTTCAAACGGGTTCTGTTCAGGGGGGGAGCGGTCGGTCATCCCTGTCATCTTAGCAAACTCGCGCCGCGCGGCGAGTGATGGGCGTCACGAATCGGACGCCGACTGCGGCTTGACTACCGCGTTTTGACCCAATAGCGGTCGAGATAGAGCTCTTGGAAGTACTTTTCGCCCAGCTCGCGATTCACATCCAGCAACATCCGTTTGCGAAACATGTCGAGATCGGGGTCTTCCAACTCGACGGCGCTCGTTTCGCGGGCGGTTCGCAAGACGCGATCGCGGAGGCGTTGCTCGCGACTGGCGAGGGCCTGTTTGGCGTCCTCCGCCTGATCGGCCGCGACCAGACCATACAGCGTGAAGTTGAACTTGGTGGTCGTACCGGCGGTAGGATCGGACATGCGAAAGCGGAAGTCGCCGATTTCCATTTCAATCGGCGGCAGTTCCTCTTGTTCCGCTTCCGCCACCTCAAGCGGCTCTTCCGAGGCGCACCCCGACGCCAGCGCCGTCATCAGGCAGGCGGCGAGCAGCAAGCGATTAATAACGTTCGAGCGCAACATTGGTAAATACGAACCTCTTAATCAGGCTAGGCCCAATCAATTCGTCGGAAAAGTCGCGCAGTTGAGCGCGAACCAGTCGCAGTTCGGGATCGGCCAGGTCAATCAAGTTAGCGTTGCGGCAAGTTCGGATCACTTCGTCCGATAGCCGCCCCTTCTTGGTCTCCAGTGACTCCGTCACTTTTTCTTCGTCGTCCGGTTCGACCAGACAGTGCAGGTTGAAGTGAATCGCCACGCTGTCTTGGTATTCGTCCAGGTCGGGCATCCGCGTCGGATCATCGGCCGCCAGAACGGTGATCGAAAAATCGCCTAACTCAATTTCTACCCAGCTCACCTTCTCTTCGATCCAGGGTTCGAAGGTGGCGTCGCCGGAACTATCCGAGTCGCAGCCGAAGGCGGAAGCCAAGGCCGCCAAGCAGCCGATCAGCCACAACAGTTTGTGCAAGGAAAAGCCAAGCATGATGTCTTGCAAATAAGAGAAGAGAGAAGAGACGTCGCGCAGGTCGACTTGGAAATATGGATCGCAATTGAGCGATGGGAAATTGTATTTGCCGCAAACGACAGGTTGTAACGATTTTGCCGGTTTCATCTTCCAAGCCTCGCGCAAATGACGTCCTACATTAGTAACGTACCGCGCGTTTTACGGTGGAATGGGCAAAGCGATGACTCGACACGCAATCTTGATCGCGACGATCTGTTGGCTTCTCGCAGCAACTGGCTGCGGCGAGGTGCCGATCCAGTTCCGCGATGTCGAAAACCTGCCGAAGCCGACCGACCCGGCCGAGTTTGATCTCGGTTCGTTCGACATTACGATTCCGCAGGACAAAACCAACAGCACGATCATGCTGGATTTTCACGCCTACGTGATCATGCCGAAGTATGAACTCGAAGCGTTCGAGGCGGAGTTCGCCGACAAACAACATCGCCTGCGTAACGGCATCATCTTGCGGATTCGGGAATTCACCCGCAGCCAACTGAACGAACCGGAACTAGAGTCGGTGCGCAACGCGATCGCCCAAGGCGTCAGCGAAGCGATCCCGGAACCGAAGACCAACGCGGTCGGTTTCTATCACTTCCGTTTCTTAGAAGAGTAGGCGTCGCGCCCGCTAAGAAGTAACCGGCGTTTGATGGTCGCGAAGATAAGCTTGTCGCGCCAGTCCGCCAGCGCCCAAATAGCCGGCGTCAGCGCCGAGCGAGGTGAAGCGAATCGCGGTCTTCTTGGCGGGGACCGGAAATGCGCGGCGCTTCACTTCTTCGCGAACGCGCTCGATAAACATCGTTCCTAGCGGCGAGTCGACGCCGCCGAAGTTGACCGCGCCGCCCAGCACCACGGCGCCAGGATCAATCGTGTGCATCAGCGAAACGACGCCGATGCCAAGATAGCGGGCCGTTTCCATCACGATGAACAGCGACAGTTCGTCCCCCCGTTCCGCTTCTTCGGCGACCAGCAGCGGCGTCAGCTTTTCGCCATTGTTCAGCCGCGCGGTGATCGAGCTTTTCTCGCCGGCGTCGATCGCTTCTTTCGTCCGCTGAACGATCGCCGTGCCGCTGGCGTACGCTTCGAGGTGACCACGTTGACCGGTCGGAATTGCGCGAGCGTCTTCGTCGTAGTCGATGATGATATGGCCGCATTCGGAACCGAAGCCATGGTCCCCTTCGATCAGCGTGCCGTCGACGATGATGCCGCCGCCAACGCCGGTGCCGAGCGTCAACAAGACCATCGTGTTGAACTCGCGGGCCGATCCGAGCCAGTATTCGCCAAACGCGGCGGCGTTGGCGTCATTGGCCAAGACGACGGTCGTACCGGTTTCTTCTTCCAGGGCCTGGCGGATCGGAAACTTGTACCAGTGCGGCAGATTGTGCGCCGCGAGCAAAATGCCATTGGCCGAGTCAA from Blastopirellula retiformator encodes:
- a CDS encoding ROK family protein — protein: MTTPPFFFGVDVGGTNIKLGLVDDEGRTLAYKKIPTDEQHGPANAMQRVGIELHSMLADVGLTMGEVASIGLATPGTLDSANGILLAAHNLPHWYKFPIRQALEEETGTTVVLANDANAAAFGEYWLGSAREFNTMVLLTLGTGVGGGIIVDGTLIEGDHGFGSECGHIIIDYDEDARAIPTGQRGHLEAYASGTAIVQRTKEAIDAGEKSSITARLNNGEKLTPLLVAEEAERGDELSLFIVMETARYLGIGVVSLMHTIDPGAVVLGGAVNFGGVDSPLGTMFIERVREEVKRRAFPVPAKKTAIRFTSLGADAGYLGAGGLARQAYLRDHQTPVTS
- a CDS encoding site-2 protease family protein, with the protein product MTDRSPPEQNPFETTDSYESATAAAPVVTASPSPTSTPSRPVRPRRVVLPILLFVATCLSTFFVGWTRWQPTMLLGGMVDADFDPLLSDPLVEGIRMVLRSVSVSDGLIYMACLLAILFAHEMGHFLMTVRYRIHASYPYFIPIPISPIGTMGAVIGMDGLKANRKQLFDIGLAGPLAGLLVAMPVLYVGIHQLDLTKTAPSPYSLDIPLGLAWAMAWFQVPGYSLGDPVAQAQLNPYFMAGWVGLLVTGLNMLPISQLDGGHVSYTLFGKWSTYLAWGVIIAAVTAMALGAGWTWILMLILVLLIGPAHPPTADDTVAIGPLRWTMGFLSLSIPILCFPPQAIIT
- the scpB gene encoding SMC-Scp complex subunit ScpB, whose product is MSSSELPPDDDDDFDDDLDEGLSLEKLSAAFAAAMGGDEPYEVSEEEAPAEPTAEEEESSEEAVARVLATEEEPDDCELSPRTILEAMLFVGSPDNSPLSAEKGAARMRGVGVDEIADIVEELNQAYLEEGCPYEIVSSGGGFRMSLRDEFGRLREKFYGKVREAKLSQPAVDVLALVAYNQNVTREEVDQLRGKPSGPLLNQLVRRELLQLERSGKGKEKKKTYSTTDRFLEMFRLSSLEDLPQPLGLDLED
- a CDS encoding sugar phosphate isomerase/epimerase family protein, encoding MKFGMNLLLWSGDPDENLLPVIESLKEMGFDGVEIPLFNLDVDKWAKYGEKLKAMDLRCTAVTVRNEGDNPISPDAKVRAEGVRLNKQTLDCCQALGAETLVGPYHSAIGLFSGNGPTEDEWKWGVDSISQTAEYAGEVNVMLGVEALNRFETYLLNTHADSARFAREVNHPNCKVMYDTFHSNIEEKDIAQAIRDCSDVLHHVHVSENDRSTPGQGHIDFATNFDALKEVGYDGWLVIEAFGLALPEIAAATKIWRKMFSTELDLAREGLAFMKGEVAKRWG